The Spiroplasma endosymbiont of Atherix ibis nucleotide sequence AACTTTGTAAAAAATGTTTATTCTCATAATATGGAATTTGTATTATTTTCAAATAATATCAGAAGAAGAGTTGAAAATTTTGCAAAAAAAGCAGGTATAAAAAATTATTTTTGAGATTGTAAAAAGCCTTTTTCAGGAAAAATGAAAATTGTAAAAAAATTATTTAAATATAAAGAAGAAGAAATAATTTTAATAGGTGATCAATTAGTAACTGATGTTCTTGTTGCAAATAGAGCTCATATTAAAAGTATTTTAGTTTCACCTTTAAGTAGAAATAAAGAAGAAAGCAAAATTATTCAATTTTTAGAAAAACATATATTAAAAAAATTATCACAAAAAAATATTTTACACGAAGGTTTTTATAACGAAGGAGAAATAGGGGGCAATTATGAAATTCTCTAATAAAGTTAAATTAGATGAAAATGTTCAAGATAAATCATTAAAAGTAGAAACTAATTCAAATACCAAAATTAAACAAAAAAGTAAAGTTAGATTAATTGAATCAACTCCAGGTATTGGAAATACAACAAATTTTAATTCTAATGAACCAAAAAAATGTATTGGTTGTGGAAAACAGTTTCAAAATACTAATGATAAACAACCAGGATTTAGTTTAAATATTGAAAAACAAGATTTATGCTTGAGATGTTTTAAAATTAAATATTATAACAAACTTGTAGAACAAGAAATTAATGATCAAGATTTTATTAATATAATTGATGAAATAAATTCAACAACTAAAAAAATAAGATATTACTATGTTGTAGATATTTTTGATTTACCTGGAAGTAGATTAACTTGATTAGAAAAATTAATTTCTAAAAAAGAAGTTGTTATACTTGTAAATAAAATTGATTTATTTCCTAAATCTGTTAAAAAGTTGAAAATATTTAATTATATTAATAAATTTTTTGAAGATTCACCAATTCGAAATTCAAAAATAATTTTGACAAGTTCAATTAAACAAGATTATGTTTATTCTCTTGTAAATGAATTAAAATCAGTAGAATATGATCAATATATTGTTGGTATTTCAAATGCTGGAAAATCAAGTTTAATTAATGCTTGTTTAAAATTAAATAAACAAATTCCTTCAATAATTACTTCAAAGTATGTAAATACTACTTTGGATAAAATTAAAATTAATTTTACAGAGAATAATTTTGTT carries:
- a CDS encoding YqeG family HAD IIIA-type phosphatase → MAKKKRTNFLLLNYFKPSIYLESYEKVNLDSLKNSGIKLIMCDMDNTLIGWNERIPSIDVINFVKNVYSHNMEFVLFSNNIRRRVENFAKKAGIKNYFWDCKKPFSGKMKIVKKLFKYKEEEIILIGDQLVTDVLVANRAHIKSILVSPLSRNKEESKIIQFLEKHILKKLSQKNILHEGFYNEGEIGGNYEIL
- the yqeH gene encoding ribosome biogenesis GTPase YqeH, which produces MKFSNKVKLDENVQDKSLKVETNSNTKIKQKSKVRLIESTPGIGNTTNFNSNEPKKCIGCGKQFQNTNDKQPGFSLNIEKQDLCLRCFKIKYYNKLVEQEINDQDFINIIDEINSTTKKIRYYYVVDIFDLPGSRLTWLEKLISKKEVVILVNKIDLFPKSVKKLKIFNYINKFFEDSPIRNSKIILTSSIKQDYVYSLVNELKSVEYDQYIVGISNAGKSSLINACLKLNKQIPSIITSKYVNTTLDKIKINFTENNFVYDTPGLVKHNHIAIATAPNYWYFFFFQKEIKQVTYQLNAGQSIFYGGLAWFTFEQGQVFSEKNGKEIKTNFHLYVNKQMPLHRTKAINAQIYFKKNRHLLVPRLLNSDITFETKVFDYDSERKVNLHISGLGWITFKTYKGLKVSVTVPKTEYGIKVSELDALI